One genomic segment of Manis javanica isolate MJ-LG chromosome 7, MJ_LKY, whole genome shotgun sequence includes these proteins:
- the LOC108394314 gene encoding disrupted in schizophrenia 1 protein-like, with amino-acid sequence MARRVGRDDTQALLRMELKPLEATVQDICHVTREDWLLQEKKQLQKEIEALQARMSVLEAEDQQLRREIDEQEPQLLWQGCDLTFLVQRLSLGELQGLSEGLHNTLALASQITLQAEPPETRRSTHLAFLWNS; translated from the exons GGTTGGCAGGGATGACACTCAAGCCCTACTCAGAATGGAGCTGAAGCCACTGGAAGCCACTGTTCAGGACATCTGCCATGTCACCAGAGAAGACTGGCttcttcaagaaaagaaacagcTGCAG AAAGAAATTGAAGCCCTCCAAGCAAGGATGTCTGTTCTGGAAGCAGAAGATCAACAGCTGAGAAGGGAGATAGATGAGCAAGAGCCGCAGCTCCTGTGGCAGGGCTGTGACCTGACCTTCCTGGTGCAGAGGTTGTCCCTGGGTGAGCTGCAAGGGCTCAGTGAGGGCTTGCACAACACCCTGGCCTTGGCCAGTCAGATTACCCTCCAAGCCGAACCACCTGAAACCCGAAGGAG cacACACCTTGCTTTTCTCTGGAATTCATGA